The nucleotide sequence CGTGCAGCGCCTTCGGAAACTCCTAGAATTACAGGTGAGTTTTCCTCTTGAGCAGCGCCAAGGATTGCTTGAGTCCATTCCAGGTTATTGATGTTGAATTGACCAACAGCGTAACCTTCCTTCAAACCTTTGTTCAGCATTTCTTTCATTGAAGCTAGTGCCATGTGAGACATCCTCCTTAAAATAATTAAAAACGGATAACTTTGGCTAGTCCCTTCAATCATACCCAATTATGCTACAGTTTAAAAATGACTTCTATCACTACAGCTATAGGACCATGAAAGGAGTGGGCTCTTCCTCGTTACGTTCTTCACTTCCTATATTTTATCACATATTTTCATAGAAAACCGCATCTGGGTTAGATGTATGTGTGAACTCTCATCAGATCAGCTGTTTTTTATCCAATTTGCCTAAGGGCGTATACGGTAATAAATCGACAAAACTTATCTCCTTAGGCAATTGATACCTTGCTAATCTAGGACGAAGCCATGCAATAAGCTCCTCATGTGTAAGCTCCTTATATAAAGCGATCTGAACGAAAGCTTTCAACCGCTGTCCGAACTGCTCATCACTCATTCCAATCACAGCTGCATCTTCAACATCAGGATGTGTGAGTAGCACTTGCTCCACTTCAAGCGGGTATACATTCTCACCACCCGAGACGATCATGTTATCTGACCTTCCACACAGGAAGTAATAACCCTTCTCATCGCAGTAGCCCAAATCCCCTGTTTCAATCCAATTGTGTGACACATTATTCATCGACCAGCTATTGTTGATGCATAATTGACCTACCTGACCAACAGCAACCTCGTCCTTATGCTCATCACGTATTGTGAGGTGAACCCCCTTAATCTTTCGCCCAATCGTGTGCGCCGAATAGGACAAATCCTGTGGAGTTGCGATGATGTTAAGACCCGCTTCCGATGTGCCGTACAGATTGTACAGCACCTCTCCCAGCTGACTCAGAGTCTGCTCTGCCAACTTCGGGCTAAGCTCAGCACCGCCTGAAGCAATACAGGTGAGTGATTTCAAATCAGCAGCATTCGTCTTCAGCATACGACGGAGCATGAGTGGAACGACCGTTACGACTTCTACTTGGTGCTCTCGTATGAGATCACATGCCTTCTGTGCATCGAATCCACGGCGAACAACTACCTTTTTTCCAAGTGCACTGAACAAGAGCAGTACGGCTATTCCATAACCATGATAGATTGGAGTTGCAATATACGCAGTATGATTGTCGAGAATTCTAAGACGAGTAAGGAAGTCGTAAAAGGGATCCAAATAATTGAACAATGAAGGCTTATGCGCCGCCTCCTTAGCTTTCCCTGTCGTTCCCCCCGTCAAGAGTACGAGTTTCCCTGTAGAATTGCGGTATCTGCCTTTGATGTTGTGGTTCGCGCGGTGTAGGTTGTTAATCGCTGGCAATGTATCATGATAACTCAATAAGGTGGCCTGCTTGTGGGAGGATTGTTCAATGAAATGGCCCCGTTCCTCATCATAGACCAAGAGAGCAAATCGGTTGCGCTCTAAGATCTGATATAGCTGTCCCTCACTCATCTCTACATTAAGCAGATAAACATCCGCACCCGTCATGGAAACTGCGAAGATGGCTTTAACTAGAGAGGCATGATTGTAACACAAGAGCCCGACCTTCATGCCCCTCTTGAGCTTATATTGTTCCCGCATAACGGCCGATAGCTCTTCCGATTGGATAAACAATTCGCGATAGGTTAGCGCATTACGCTCGTCTACGAAGGCAATCCTGCTCCCGTAGGTTGTTGCTGAGAAGCTCAGTAGTGCCATTAAATTAATTCCATATCGATATATAGCAGCGACTAATCGGAATAGTGCCAACGGAGTAAGCAGTCTGATTCTGAACAAGATATAGAATAGCTTATATACCTTCACATACGACTCCCCTTTCTCCTGAGCCTTCTCGGAATCGCATATTCCCAATACCATCTGAAAAGGATAGAACCGAGCTGTCCGAAAATGATCCACCAAGGCTTGTAGGATCTTTTGTGAGTATATAGAGCGTTGCCTATTATTCTTGCAACATGCTGTGGTGTCATCGCTGGTAGCTTCTGATATGCCGTAGTAGGTAAAATCATAGGAGTTCTAACTAATGGAAGATAGATCGAGGTTGTCAAGATTCCGATCATGTTCAGTTCAGGAGCGACCGACCGAAACCAAGTGTCAAAGGCCGCCTTCGATGCTTGATACGCAGCCCAATAAGCAAGTGGGGGCAACATCACGTTAACTGTCGAGACATTAATGATCTGTCCTTGACTCTTCTCCAGTAGCGGAATTGTAGACAGGAGTAACTGTAGCGGGGCCGAATAATTGATCGCCATAGTACGAGTAAAATCGTGATAGCGATCCAACGATTCAAGAATAGACCGTTTGATCGAATGTCCCGCATTACTAACAATAACATCGAGCCCATCAGGTAGCTGATGGAGGAAGGCGAGCAAGCTCTCTAGCTCCGTCTCCTCGCGAAGGTCCACAGGAAACACACTCACTTGGGCGGACTTCTTCTCGATCTCAGCTTTAATCTCTAAGAGTCTATCTTCTCGTCTCGCCACCAAGATCAGATGAACATGACTGTCCGCCAGCAGATAAGCAAGCTGCTCTCCGATGCCAGAGCTAGCTCCCGTAATCAGAACCGTTTTCCCTTCAAGTCGGTACTCGAGCCTCCGGCTATTATATTGTGTCCGTGGGAATAAGAGATGTTCAAGTAAGCTATATCTGGACATGATCGCTCCTTCCGCACCTGACGGATCACCCACGCAGGCAACTCCTCTGATGTTCGACAGCTAACGATGAAATCCCTTTTTGACAGGGGCGATCAGCGGGATAGCTACCCCATATCTAGCGAGGAAATCTGCCTCATCCATCACTGTCATCGGCTATCAGAAGGAATAATCATTAAACCTCTCTGCGTTTCTCATACTAGACCATACATCTACGCTTTCCCCACCTATATACCAATAAGCCACTCCACCTAAACGTTCTTTAACAGCTAAACGATATTTGGCTATTAAAGAACGGCCATCCTCAAACCAGATCGTATGCTTCATAGACTGTTCCGTATAGCTAGCAACATATTGTCCTAATGAAGCATTCCATACAGGCTTCAATGAATAGGTTTTGATCCTCCCATTCTGCTCAGGAAGGGAAATATACATAGACGATGAAGCTGTACCGTCCACCTTCAACGTCCAGTCGCGATTATAGAAGGGCATGGCCAATATGACCTTGTCACTAGATACATGTG is from Candidatus Cohnella colombiensis and encodes:
- a CDS encoding AMP-binding protein, whose protein sequence is MKVYKLFYILFRIRLLTPLALFRLVAAIYRYGINLMALLSFSATTYGSRIAFVDERNALTYRELFIQSEELSAVMREQYKLKRGMKVGLLCYNHASLVKAIFAVSMTGADVYLLNVEMSEGQLYQILERNRFALLVYDEERGHFIEQSSHKQATLLSYHDTLPAINNLHRANHNIKGRYRNSTGKLVLLTGGTTGKAKEAAHKPSLFNYLDPFYDFLTRLRILDNHTAYIATPIYHGYGIAVLLLFSALGKKVVVRRGFDAQKACDLIREHQVEVVTVVPLMLRRMLKTNAADLKSLTCIASGGAELSPKLAEQTLSQLGEVLYNLYGTSEAGLNIIATPQDLSYSAHTIGRKIKGVHLTIRDEHKDEVAVGQVGQLCINNSWSMNNVSHNWIETGDLGYCDEKGYYFLCGRSDNMIVSGGENVYPLEVEQVLLTHPDVEDAAVIGMSDEQFGQRLKAFVQIALYKELTHEELIAWLRPRLARYQLPKEISFVDLLPYTPLGKLDKKQLI
- a CDS encoding SDR family NAD(P)-dependent oxidoreductase; the encoded protein is MGDPSGAEGAIMSRYSLLEHLLFPRTQYNSRRLEYRLEGKTVLITGASSGIGEQLAYLLADSHVHLILVARREDRLLEIKAEIEKKSAQVSVFPVDLREETELESLLAFLHQLPDGLDVIVSNAGHSIKRSILESLDRYHDFTRTMAINYSAPLQLLLSTIPLLEKSQGQIINVSTVNVMLPPLAYWAAYQASKAAFDTWFRSVAPELNMIGILTTSIYLPLVRTPMILPTTAYQKLPAMTPQHVARIIGNALYTHKRSYKPWWIIFGQLGSILFRWYWEYAIPRRLRRKGSRM